The following is a genomic window from Heliangelus exortis chromosome 26, bHelExo1.hap1, whole genome shotgun sequence.
CGAGATCAGAGCGAGCGTGCCTGGGGGTGGGAGCAGAAACAGAAAGGGCGTCTGATGCCAGCTGCCAATATGACAGAAACCCTGCAGCTTCCAGCCCTGCaagtcccagagcagcaggtGGTCGAGAGTGGCCGTGCCTGGTCCAGTTCCTCCACCCCAACCCTGCGCAGGAGACGCTTCAAGATGAGGCGGATGAAGAatgtgcaggagcagagcctggaggCCGGCAGGTATCAGGattctccttcctccagcaaGGAATACCTGCAGCTCCCATCCATTGAGATCACCCCCTCCAGTGATGAGGACACTCCTTGGTCCAACTGCTCCACACCCACTGCCTCCCCGCGCCGCAAGCGCTTCCTCCTTCGGAAGTGGCTGCGTGTGAGAGAGAAGAAGGAGTACAGTGAGAGCAGGTATGTTCTTGGCCCTTCCCTGCTTCCAAGAAGAGCCCCTCCACGATAGGTAGGTAGGGAGGGTCTGTTGTTCCCCGTGGAATCTTGGCAGTGCTGCCTCTTTGGGGTCTGGCCTCCCCCGTTGGCTGGCATGGGTGATGTAGATGATGTAAGGATC
Proteins encoded in this region:
- the GRAMD1B gene encoding protein Aster-B isoform X11, with the translated sequence MPAANMTETLQLPALQVPEQQVVESGRAWSSSSTPTLRRRRFKMRRMKNVQEQSLEAGRYQDSPSSSKEYLQLPSIEITPSSDEDTPWSNCSTPTASPRRKRFLLRKWLRVREKKEYSESSSQQSSQQSSHDDDSSRFLSPHLREDRPSREHGDV